Proteins from a genomic interval of Collinsella sp. zg1085:
- a CDS encoding non-canonical purine NTP pyrophosphatase yields the protein MAAHMPLPDGFDPKHTVVVATGNMHKLTEIEAILSEVLPGVRFIAWGQLAAHNEPEETGASFEENALIKARACVAATGLPSIADDSGLVVDALDGAPGVYSARYAGVHGDDVANNARLLSALEAVPDEERNARFMSVVAYVEPEIAQSAAEASKPDKELAAASDVDSANMPYLEASAEINGQMSSGNPAILLGCGTCEGRIARALRGDFGFGYDPLFLPQARPGKSMAELSPSEKNAISHRFFALKDLAHKLHEHMQSKAGRF from the coding sequence ATGGCTGCTCATATGCCCTTACCTGATGGCTTTGACCCCAAGCATACCGTGGTTGTTGCGACGGGCAATATGCATAAACTAACCGAAATTGAAGCCATTTTAAGCGAGGTACTGCCTGGTGTGCGTTTTATTGCTTGGGGTCAGTTGGCTGCGCATAACGAGCCTGAGGAGACGGGCGCAAGCTTTGAGGAGAATGCCCTTATTAAAGCACGCGCTTGTGTAGCGGCAACAGGACTTCCATCGATTGCAGATGATTCGGGTCTTGTGGTTGATGCGCTGGACGGAGCGCCAGGCGTATATTCGGCACGATATGCCGGTGTTCATGGAGACGATGTAGCAAACAATGCTAGGCTGCTCTCTGCGCTCGAAGCAGTGCCTGATGAAGAGCGCAATGCCCGCTTTATGAGCGTGGTGGCCTATGTGGAGCCAGAGATAGCACAAAGTGCAGCAGAAGCATCAAAGCCAGATAAAGAGCTTGCTGCTGCGTCAGATGTAGATTCAGCCAATATGCCATACCTAGAGGCAAGCGCAGAGATAAACGGACAAATGTCCAGCGGCAATCCAGCGATACTTCTGGGGTGTGGAACGTGCGAGGGACGCATAGCTCGCGCCTTGCGAGGTGACTTTGGCTTTGGCTATGACCCGCTCTTTTTACCGCAAGCACGACCCGGAAAAAGTATGGCTGAGCTTTCGCCATCTGAGAAAAATGCTATCAGCCATCGCTTTTTTGCGCTGAAAGATTTGGCTCATAAACTGCACGAGCATATGCAGAGCAAGGCAGGTAGGTTTTGA
- a CDS encoding HAD family hydrolase, translated as MSYTYLPEQASGELRERLSKIRYVFTDMDGTMLAPGSTVLADAEGNPSLALSSTLVELRQAGIEVIPCSGRNRSMLHEDVRVLGLNAYIGEMGGLIMFSHKDSHWEYFTADMDYDPACGLTPHQVIEATGVCDLFSTRWPGLLEYHNDMSRGYKYREVTVALRGEIPDEDAYEILSKSGLALEWGDNGFLGYISAPTTLTLPEGVPGRAYNISPAGLNKGRAIARFCEIRGIDPASTLSLGDSRADYSMADVTGLFFLVENGLENADAAEFLQQHDHAYVARGRSCDGWVAAMQTVLEAAHNH; from the coding sequence ATGAGCTACACCTACCTTCCCGAGCAGGCAAGTGGCGAGCTGCGCGAGCGCTTGAGCAAGATTCGTTATGTATTTACCGATATGGATGGCACGATGCTCGCTCCGGGCTCAACTGTGCTTGCCGACGCTGAGGGTAATCCATCTCTTGCATTGTCATCGACATTAGTTGAGCTTCGTCAGGCTGGTATTGAAGTTATTCCGTGTTCGGGTCGTAATCGCTCTATGTTGCATGAAGATGTGCGCGTGCTAGGCTTGAACGCATATATCGGCGAGATGGGTGGCTTGATTATGTTTAGCCATAAAGATAGCCACTGGGAATACTTTACTGCCGATATGGATTATGACCCTGCCTGTGGACTTACTCCGCATCAAGTTATCGAGGCAACGGGCGTTTGCGATTTGTTCTCAACCCGTTGGCCGGGTTTGCTTGAGTATCACAATGATATGTCGCGCGGATATAAATATCGTGAGGTTACGGTGGCTCTGCGCGGTGAAATCCCTGATGAAGATGCGTATGAAATTTTGTCAAAAAGCGGACTTGCGCTTGAATGGGGCGACAACGGCTTTTTGGGCTATATTTCGGCTCCTACCACGCTCACTCTCCCCGAAGGAGTTCCGGGTCGAGCCTATAACATTTCGCCTGCCGGCCTCAATAAAGGCCGAGCTATTGCACGTTTTTGTGAGATTCGTGGCATAGACCCAGCAAGCACATTGTCCTTAGGCGATTCGCGTGCAGACTACTCCATGGCCGATGTTACTGGGTTGTTCTTCTTAGTAGAAAATGGTCTTGAAAACGCAGATGCCGCTGAGTTTTTACAGCAGCATGACCATGCGTATGTAGCGCGGGGTCGCTCGTGCGATGGTTGGGTTGCTGCGATGCAAACCGTGCTTGAGGCTGCACATAATCACTAA
- the dltD gene encoding D-alanyl-lipoteichoic acid biosynthesis protein DltD, whose translation MDKKNATATTTKLHQQAQSSGRRLVVVVLTLVLMGALLSGTGFWLMSRATRISSTIVTYPVNSQLKSFDYMMGSYQARVRRGELPIPLFGSSELAPNDAGWSHPALLYTNGRYAFDAMVMGRAGTTDLWSAIELGAMAPQLKDKRVVYFVSMQWFMTYRKPKKEFPAVFSEGAYRACMKNERIPQELKDRITSRMAEYGVDRRSGSSPVRKLVQAVDAQAANLSNNLRQAAGIDPNILPGAQTTTLRSPAEVRSGATEATQPSLTDGSPDWKQIFAWATQDATEKSAGNEIGFNSSWYKKDFKRWQQGAQAKWKKPKDGSYFSMQEYEDFKTALAVAKAAGLKPLVVMQPVKGKAYDETIYKQDIRQNYYQMIRDACSEAKVGLADFSGYEYNPLFLRDYSHPSALGGAYYARALYSWFETGTAHTDPVSEE comes from the coding sequence ATGGATAAGAAGAACGCAACAGCAACAACCACCAAGCTGCACCAACAAGCACAAAGCTCTGGTCGTCGCCTTGTGGTGGTAGTTTTGACCCTGGTGCTTATGGGTGCTTTGCTGTCAGGTACGGGCTTTTGGCTTATGTCGCGTGCAACCCGAATAAGTTCGACGATTGTTACCTATCCTGTCAATTCACAGCTTAAAAGCTTTGACTACATGATGGGGAGTTATCAGGCACGCGTGCGTCGAGGGGAGCTGCCCATACCGTTGTTTGGTTCTTCTGAGCTTGCGCCTAACGATGCAGGCTGGTCGCATCCAGCACTGTTATATACCAATGGTCGCTATGCCTTTGACGCCATGGTTATGGGTCGTGCGGGTACCACTGATTTGTGGAGTGCGATTGAGCTGGGTGCTATGGCACCGCAACTTAAAGATAAGCGTGTTGTTTATTTTGTAAGCATGCAGTGGTTTATGACATATCGAAAGCCCAAAAAAGAGTTTCCAGCAGTTTTTTCTGAGGGTGCCTATCGCGCTTGTATGAAAAACGAACGTATTCCGCAGGAGCTTAAAGACCGTATTACAAGCCGGATGGCTGAGTATGGCGTTGACCGGAGAAGCGGATCGTCTCCCGTGCGAAAGCTGGTGCAGGCAGTTGATGCGCAGGCTGCAAATCTATCAAATAACTTGCGCCAAGCTGCAGGCATTGACCCAAATATCTTACCTGGAGCACAAACGACTACCTTGAGGTCACCTGCTGAGGTCCGCTCAGGAGCAACCGAGGCTACCCAGCCCTCTCTGACAGATGGTAGCCCTGATTGGAAGCAGATATTTGCATGGGCAACGCAAGATGCTACAGAAAAATCTGCAGGTAATGAGATTGGCTTTAATTCCTCTTGGTATAAGAAAGACTTTAAGCGCTGGCAGCAAGGCGCTCAGGCAAAATGGAAAAAACCCAAAGATGGCTCCTATTTTAGTATGCAGGAGTACGAGGACTTTAAGACGGCTCTAGCGGTGGCAAAGGCAGCTGGTCTTAAGCCCTTGGTGGTGATGCAGCCGGTTAAAGGCAAGGCATATGACGAAACCATCTATAAGCAGGATATTCGCCAGAACTATTATCAAATGATTCGTGATGCCTGTTCAGAGGCAAAGGTAGGCTTGGCAGATTTTTCAGGCTATGAATATAACCCACTTTTCCTGCGCGATTACTCGCATCCCTCTGCTTTAGGCGGCGCGTACTATGCGCGCGCCTTGTATTCGTGGTTTGAAACGGGTACCGCACACACTGACCCGGTGAGTGAAGAATAG
- the murI gene encoding glutamate racemase, translating into MPVASFGDTRAIGVFDSGLGGLTVARAIANDLPGESIHYFGDTARCPYGMRSESEVRRFALEAARWLEAHAVKIIVVACNTATAAALPTLQQLISVPVIGVIDPGARAAINSTRTRRVGVLATELTVRNGAYTRAIHNRDAGVDVYSCSASSFVSVVEDELATGAHVHKRWLCDSDVFDTPAVHKLVETTVAPLVHAGVDTVVLGCTHFPLLAGPITRVLGSHVRVVSSAEETTAELFDILSRREQLAPANTQPKHRFATSSNNMASFVAAGSFIFGQALNSIEQVSIAELEQLGQAV; encoded by the coding sequence ATGCCTGTCGCTTCGTTTGGTGACACTCGCGCCATTGGTGTTTTTGACTCAGGGCTTGGTGGTTTAACTGTTGCCCGTGCTATTGCAAACGATTTACCAGGGGAGTCAATCCACTACTTTGGTGACACAGCGCGGTGTCCGTATGGCATGCGTTCAGAGAGTGAGGTTCGCCGTTTTGCGCTGGAAGCGGCTCGGTGGCTTGAGGCACATGCGGTAAAGATTATTGTGGTGGCTTGCAATACCGCAACGGCGGCGGCGCTACCAACTTTGCAGCAGCTCATATCGGTACCCGTGATTGGTGTTATTGACCCCGGTGCGCGCGCCGCTATTAACAGCACCCGCACCCGGCGCGTTGGCGTACTTGCCACCGAGCTTACGGTGAGAAATGGTGCCTATACCCGCGCAATCCATAATCGCGATGCAGGTGTTGACGTGTATAGTTGCTCGGCCTCCTCATTTGTTTCGGTGGTAGAAGATGAGCTGGCAACAGGCGCTCATGTGCATAAACGCTGGCTTTGTGACTCTGATGTGTTTGATACCCCCGCCGTACACAAGCTTGTTGAAACAACGGTAGCGCCGCTGGTGCATGCGGGTGTGGACACAGTTGTTCTGGGTTGCACGCATTTTCCTTTGCTTGCAGGTCCTATCACACGGGTTTTGGGGTCGCATGTGCGTGTGGTAAGTTCGGCGGAAGAAACAACAGCTGAGCTTTTTGACATTCTGAGTCGTCGCGAGCAGTTGGCTCCTGCTAATACTCAGCCCAAACATCGCTTTGCTACAAGTTCTAACAACATGGCAAGCTTTGTAGCAGCAGGTAGTTTTATTTTTGGGCAAGCGCTCAATAGTATTGAACAGGTGAGTATTGCTGAGCTTGAGCAGCTTGGACAGGCGGTGTAG
- the dltB gene encoding D-alanyl-lipoteichoic acid biosynthesis protein DltB, with the protein MAFYTSPSFFIAVALGIIPAACLGLSERRIAPYGMVASVFMLACLFAQSLQAFASFMLFLIISVTSIQLLLRMWKRDNKPLGVYRFCLALCLMPLVVYKVSAAAGPSLLGFIGISYLTFKTIQVLIEIRDGLITEMSFVDTIYFLIFFPTITSGPIDRSRRFLSDVHTPLKRAEYAELLSRGIMLILLGAVMQLVIASVLSNFNMVAPDAGLLNVGNLGLPHGTRALFRSYVYGLYLFFDFAGYSYMAMGVSYCFGIRTPKNFQAPFLAQDMKDFWNRWHITLSFWLRDFVFMRFVRHATKARWFKKRMHTAMMGYILNMGLMGAWHGLSVDYLAYGIYHGILLAVTELYQKKSKFYKRNHKKGWYRLLSWFITLNLVLAGFAIFSGQVHVVVTNLVEGLTNGQ; encoded by the coding sequence ATGGCTTTCTACACCTCTCCGTCCTTTTTTATTGCAGTGGCGCTCGGTATTATTCCGGCCGCCTGCCTTGGTCTGTCTGAGCGCCGCATTGCACCATATGGCATGGTGGCATCAGTGTTTATGCTGGCCTGTCTATTTGCTCAATCACTACAGGCTTTTGCCAGCTTCATGCTCTTCCTCATTATTTCAGTAACTTCAATTCAGCTGTTGCTGCGTATGTGGAAGCGTGATAATAAGCCTCTTGGCGTATATCGTTTTTGTCTTGCACTCTGTTTGATGCCTTTGGTGGTGTACAAGGTGTCAGCTGCTGCAGGGCCATCTCTTTTAGGCTTTATTGGCATTTCATATCTCACGTTCAAAACAATTCAGGTGCTCATTGAGATACGCGATGGTCTTATTACTGAGATGAGTTTTGTCGATACTATCTACTTTCTTATCTTTTTCCCCACTATTACCTCTGGCCCTATTGACCGCTCTCGACGCTTTTTATCAGATGTACATACCCCTCTCAAGCGCGCGGAGTATGCCGAGCTTTTGAGTCGAGGTATTATGCTTATCCTTTTGGGCGCTGTTATGCAGCTGGTGATTGCATCGGTTTTGAGCAATTTTAATATGGTTGCTCCTGATGCAGGGCTTCTCAATGTGGGCAACCTTGGCTTACCGCATGGCACGCGGGCGCTTTTTCGCTCATATGTATATGGGCTGTATCTCTTCTTTGACTTTGCAGGCTATTCGTATATGGCTATGGGTGTGAGCTATTGCTTTGGTATTCGGACACCCAAAAACTTTCAGGCACCGTTTTTAGCGCAAGACATGAAAGATTTCTGGAACCGGTGGCATATTACGCTGTCATTTTGGCTGCGCGACTTTGTGTTTATGCGTTTTGTTCGCCATGCAACTAAAGCGCGATGGTTTAAGAAACGCATGCATACAGCCATGATGGGCTATATCCTCAACATGGGGCTTATGGGCGCCTGGCATGGTCTGAGCGTCGATTATCTGGCGTATGGAATCTATCACGGCATACTGTTAGCAGTAACTGAACTCTATCAAAAAAAGTCGAAGTTTTATAAACGTAATCATAAAAAAGGCTGGTATCGCCTGTTGTCTTGGTTTATAACCTTGAACTTAGTTTTGGCGGGATTTGCAATCTTTTCAGGACAAGTACATGTTGTTGTTACCAATTTAGTGGAGGGACTTACTAATGGACAGTAA
- a CDS encoding DUF554 domain-containing protein — protein MVGFGTVFNAGMILLGGLAGMLGGRLLTTRLQDAIMKASAISIMFIGIAGALEQMLRIEGISVQSGGSGRILISLVLGCIIGETINIEQRMNDFGCWLKAKTANEGDNSFVDAFVSATLTVCIGAMAVVGSIQDGVNGDWTILALKGALDAVLVCIFTSSIGKGAIFSVIPVIVFQGSITLGAHALEPLLTQTALDAISMLGSILIFCVGTNLIWPKTFRVANLLPSLILASCLAYI, from the coding sequence ATGGTTGGTTTTGGAACTGTCTTTAACGCTGGCATGATTCTTTTGGGCGGTTTGGCAGGCATGCTGGGTGGTCGCCTGCTCACCACGCGCTTGCAAGATGCCATTATGAAAGCCAGTGCTATTAGCATTATGTTTATTGGTATTGCAGGCGCCCTTGAGCAGATGCTTCGCATAGAGGGTATCTCCGTTCAAAGCGGTGGCTCAGGTCGTATTCTCATTTCGCTTGTCCTTGGCTGCATCATTGGTGAGACCATTAACATTGAGCAACGCATGAATGATTTTGGTTGCTGGCTCAAGGCAAAGACCGCTAACGAGGGTGACAACAGCTTTGTTGATGCTTTTGTAAGCGCGACCCTCACGGTTTGTATTGGCGCTATGGCAGTTGTTGGTTCTATTCAGGACGGCGTAAACGGCGACTGGACTATTCTGGCGCTAAAAGGTGCTCTTGATGCAGTGCTTGTTTGTATTTTTACCAGCTCTATCGGCAAAGGCGCTATCTTCTCGGTTATCCCTGTCATTGTTTTTCAGGGTTCTATCACACTTGGTGCACATGCTCTTGAGCCTCTGCTTACGCAAACTGCTCTTGACGCCATATCAATGCTTGGATCCATTCTTATCTTCTGCGTAGGCACAAACCTTATTTGGCCAAAAACCTTTCGCGTGGCAAACTTGTTACCTTCGCTCATTTTGGCAAGCTGCCTTGCCTATATCTAG
- the rph gene encoding ribonuclease PH yields the protein MEALEIQRAHNRAMDRMRPVTLTRDVMKHALGSCMIECGDTKVLCAATIEEGVPAWRRNAHAGWVSAEYAMLPASTNYRTRRELGARKGRSMEIERLIGRSLRSVVNLKALGEYTVTVDCDVLQADGGTRTASITGAWVALHDALMQWVQAGKIPRLPLIGQVAAVSVGVVDGASLLDLDYSEDSRAEVDMNVVGTNEGEFVEIQGTGERISFNRARLNQLLDLAEGGLAHLLALQNEITAFCDEDK from the coding sequence ATGGAAGCCCTTGAAATTCAACGAGCGCATAATCGCGCTATGGACCGCATGCGCCCTGTGACACTTACTCGTGATGTTATGAAGCATGCCCTTGGTTCGTGCATGATTGAGTGTGGTGATACCAAGGTGCTTTGCGCAGCAACTATCGAAGAGGGCGTGCCTGCATGGCGGCGTAATGCGCATGCAGGTTGGGTTAGTGCAGAATATGCCATGCTGCCAGCATCAACAAACTATCGCACGCGTCGTGAGTTGGGTGCACGTAAGGGACGTTCTATGGAAATCGAGCGTCTGATTGGTCGAAGCTTGCGAAGCGTTGTCAATCTTAAAGCGCTGGGTGAGTATACGGTCACGGTCGATTGCGATGTACTTCAGGCTGATGGTGGCACCCGCACCGCAAGCATCACCGGTGCATGGGTAGCTTTGCATGACGCGCTGATGCAGTGGGTGCAGGCAGGTAAAATTCCTCGTTTACCGCTGATAGGTCAGGTTGCTGCAGTTTCAGTAGGGGTTGTTGACGGTGCAAGTCTGCTTGACCTTGACTACAGCGAGGATTCTCGTGCCGAGGTTGACATGAACGTGGTAGGTACAAACGAGGGTGAGTTTGTTGAGATTCAGGGCACCGGTGAGCGTATTAGCTTTAATCGCGCGCGTCTCAACCAGTTGCTTGATTTAGCAGAAGGTGGTTTAGCGCACCTTCTAGCCTTGCAAAATGAAATCACAGCTTTTTGTGACGAGGACAAATAG
- the dltC gene encoding D-alanine--poly(phosphoribitol) ligase subunit DltC: MDSNEIEEQVLDMLEQICDDEAVREERDIDLFDAGLLDSMAAIEVLVTIEERFGVEIAPTELEREEMNTVNKIIEQIEERL, translated from the coding sequence ATGGACAGTAATGAGATTGAAGAGCAAGTGCTCGATATGCTTGAACAAATTTGTGACGATGAAGCCGTGCGTGAAGAGCGCGATATAGACCTGTTTGATGCAGGCTTGCTTGATTCTATGGCGGCTATTGAGGTGTTGGTTACGATTGAGGAGCGCTTTGGCGTGGAGATTGCCCCAACTGAGCTCGAGCGTGAAGAGATGAATACGGTCAATAAGATTATTGAACAGATTGAGGAGCGTTTATGA
- a CDS encoding amidohydrolase: protein MCDALSDYVFQSSDEETLRTAKIQELGRTLEPSIIEQRRHFHQHPEASLEEFQTTEDIAQILTELGIPFERPLATGLIAHIAGTAPEAYHADGSARRRILLRADIDALPVLERTKVDYASKNTGYMHACGHDCHIAMMLGAMQILNQMRDELHGEVRVVFQPSEENGKGAKLMIEKGATKGVDGVFGMHIWSEIDAGTINCDPGPRMANTDWFRIDVTGTSCHGAMPQRGADAVMAAASIVSALQTIVSRDLSPYEPAVVTVGEIHGGAARNVIAGTAYLTGTVRTYGAETHAMMPELIRRIAAHTAAALGAEAELSDYTIANYKVDNDAQSAARCQAAAQKVLGAHSLANYRGTLSGEDFSEYLAEVPGALAFLGTRNPAVGATYAQHSCYYTIDESVLVQGSMLAAQYALDFLAE from the coding sequence ATGTGTGATGCCTTGTCAGATTACGTTTTTCAATCAAGTGACGAAGAAACCCTACGTACGGCAAAAATTCAAGAACTTGGCCGCACCCTTGAGCCTTCTATCATTGAGCAACGCCGTCATTTTCATCAACATCCTGAAGCAAGCCTAGAAGAATTTCAAACTACCGAAGATATTGCTCAGATTCTCACTGAGCTTGGCATTCCGTTTGAGCGCCCGCTTGCCACTGGTCTTATTGCGCACATTGCAGGCACAGCACCCGAAGCCTATCACGCAGATGGTAGTGCGCGCCGTCGCATTCTGCTTCGTGCAGACATTGATGCCTTGCCGGTACTTGAGCGCACAAAGGTTGATTACGCCAGCAAAAACACCGGATATATGCATGCCTGCGGTCACGATTGCCATATAGCCATGATGCTTGGCGCCATGCAAATCTTGAATCAAATGCGCGATGAGCTGCATGGTGAGGTGCGTGTTGTCTTTCAACCATCTGAAGAAAATGGCAAGGGCGCCAAGCTCATGATTGAAAAAGGGGCAACTAAAGGGGTTGACGGCGTTTTTGGCATGCATATTTGGAGCGAGATTGACGCAGGCACCATTAACTGTGACCCTGGTCCTCGCATGGCAAATACCGACTGGTTTCGCATTGATGTAACCGGTACCAGCTGTCATGGCGCTATGCCACAGCGCGGAGCCGATGCGGTCATGGCAGCAGCCTCTATTGTGAGTGCGTTGCAAACCATTGTAAGCCGCGATCTCTCGCCCTATGAACCAGCGGTTGTCACCGTAGGCGAAATCCACGGAGGTGCCGCGCGCAACGTTATTGCAGGGACTGCCTATCTCACCGGCACCGTGCGCACCTATGGGGCTGAAACGCATGCTATGATGCCCGAGCTTATTCGCCGTATCGCTGCACATACTGCCGCGGCCCTAGGAGCTGAGGCTGAGTTATCAGACTACACCATTGCTAACTACAAGGTTGATAACGACGCTCAATCTGCCGCGCGCTGCCAAGCTGCTGCGCAAAAGGTTCTCGGTGCTCATTCTCTCGCCAACTACCGAGGAACGCTCTCAGGCGAAGACTTTAGCGAATACCTTGCTGAGGTTCCCGGTGCATTGGCATTTTTGGGCACTAGAAACCCAGCTGTTGGCGCTACCTACGCTCAGCACAGCTGCTACTACACCATTGACGAATCGGTTCTCGTCCAAGGAAGCATGCTTGCCGCTCAATATGCCCTTGACTTCCTAGCTGAATAG
- a CDS encoding peptidase U32 family protein has translation MRPLTSELKPYLPRPELLAPAGSLDAFAAALAAGADAIYCGFGSFNARRKATNFTDEQFGSACRAAHVAGARVYVTVNIVIKDEEMAQALELIRRASELGADAFIIQDWGLFAELRRYMPWAEIHISTQANIHDARATRWCRLQGAERVTLSRELSVPEIAQIAKTGVELEVFAHGSICFSYSGVCLLSSFACAGRSANRGMCAQPCRLPYELVDEHGHVLTAPGRDRALCPRDTNTSTMLNELLQAGAHALKLEGRMKAPDYVYAVVDVYRKQLDDYMAAIEPSAEEAAARARKLKRSFNRDFTHEYQHGRSGDEMMSYERSNNRGQEVGTVLDCKPVKFEGRLHRDDKRRRLARVLISLTEPIGRSDLLELRHDDEQDQFLAVSSPVDARAGERVWLQIPRAVAVGARVRVIRSQAAFDEVDAALKQTVWRRRKVAVYVSAEQGRPLRIRLSCVDNAALTVECTGAEVEPARTRAVTREELIEHVGRMGTSLFEAISFDVVLDEGVGMSFSALHKLRATACAELEKIILADVDARIEQARTTLLLTSDDFYTDSEIVVGELRGVGARPAAKDHSESKASLSGEQRVRVQTFGAQQALPPVEHAVPELCAQVFDHASLARARAAGIERVYMPVDALLDEGYTPARAAAEGIIPVLDEVSRASDLARLDPWVQTAQPVAVGTISELVLCQERGAHAELRSCIPLHNRSAAAFLAGAGAVSAWLSPELTLTELERWATSTPLIMGMMVIGRARVMTSEHCMLMAANRCIDDCERCTLRRKRLSLKNIDGKLMPVTTDIHGRSKMYAPTLTDITPQLDKLVRAGITRFMVDLTMLSEAEQEQALAQACAAKRALNAGQKPGRRIAGASAGCLFVGVD, from the coding sequence ATGCGCCCGTTAACATCTGAGTTAAAACCTTATCTGCCCCGTCCTGAGCTGCTGGCACCTGCGGGCTCTCTTGATGCCTTTGCGGCAGCACTCGCGGCTGGCGCTGATGCAATATATTGCGGATTTGGTAGTTTTAATGCCCGGCGTAAGGCAACAAATTTTACCGATGAGCAATTTGGGTCAGCATGTCGTGCAGCTCATGTGGCTGGGGCTCGTGTATATGTCACCGTTAATATTGTCATCAAAGACGAAGAAATGGCACAAGCCTTGGAGTTGATTCGTCGTGCGAGTGAGCTTGGGGCCGATGCGTTTATTATCCAAGACTGGGGTTTATTTGCAGAGCTTCGCCGGTATATGCCGTGGGCTGAAATACATATCTCAACGCAGGCAAATATTCATGATGCAAGAGCAACGCGCTGGTGTCGTTTGCAAGGTGCTGAACGTGTGACATTGTCACGTGAGCTTTCAGTACCAGAAATTGCGCAGATTGCAAAAACAGGTGTAGAGCTTGAGGTGTTTGCGCACGGTTCAATTTGTTTTAGCTATTCGGGTGTTTGTTTGTTATCGAGCTTTGCGTGCGCAGGACGCTCAGCAAACCGTGGTATGTGCGCACAACCCTGTCGCTTGCCATATGAGTTGGTAGATGAGCATGGTCATGTGCTTACAGCGCCGGGACGCGACCGAGCGCTGTGCCCGCGTGATACCAATACGTCCACAATGCTCAATGAGCTGCTGCAAGCTGGTGCTCATGCCCTAAAGCTTGAAGGGCGCATGAAGGCACCCGATTATGTCTATGCAGTTGTTGATGTGTATCGCAAGCAACTTGATGATTATATGGCAGCTATAGAACCCTCAGCTGAGGAAGCTGCAGCACGTGCGCGTAAGCTTAAGCGGAGCTTTAATCGCGATTTTACCCATGAATACCAGCATGGACGCTCAGGTGATGAGATGATGAGCTACGAGCGCTCAAATAATCGCGGTCAAGAAGTGGGCACGGTGCTCGATTGCAAGCCTGTAAAGTTTGAAGGACGATTGCATCGCGACGACAAGCGTCGCCGACTGGCGCGTGTTCTCATTTCGCTGACCGAGCCAATTGGTAGGTCAGATTTACTGGAGCTTCGCCATGATGATGAACAAGACCAGTTTTTAGCGGTTTCTTCCCCCGTTGATGCTCGCGCTGGTGAGCGCGTGTGGTTACAGATTCCGCGCGCTGTTGCGGTGGGTGCGCGCGTGCGCGTGATTCGTTCGCAGGCGGCATTTGACGAGGTGGACGCAGCGCTCAAGCAAACAGTATGGCGCCGTCGCAAGGTTGCGGTTTATGTGAGCGCTGAGCAGGGCAGGCCTTTGCGTATTCGCTTGAGCTGCGTTGATAATGCTGCGCTGACTGTTGAGTGTACTGGTGCAGAGGTTGAACCGGCGCGTACACGTGCCGTTACGCGTGAAGAACTTATTGAGCATGTTGGTCGCATGGGCACGTCTTTGTTTGAGGCTATATCGTTTGATGTGGTGCTCGATGAGGGCGTGGGTATGAGTTTTTCTGCTCTGCATAAGCTACGCGCTACGGCGTGCGCGGAGCTTGAGAAGATAATTTTGGCTGATGTGGATGCGCGTATTGAACAAGCACGAACCACATTATTGCTCACGAGCGATGATTTCTATACCGATAGCGAGATAGTAGTAGGAGAGCTGCGAGGAGTGGGCGCACGTCCCGCAGCGAAAGACCATTCAGAAAGTAAAGCTTCACTGTCGGGTGAGCAACGAGTGCGTGTGCAGACCTTTGGCGCACAGCAAGCGCTGCCACCAGTTGAGCACGCTGTGCCTGAGCTTTGTGCACAGGTGTTTGACCACGCCAGCCTTGCACGTGCCCGAGCGGCGGGAATTGAGCGCGTGTATATGCCTGTTGATGCCTTGCTTGATGAGGGTTATACGCCAGCGCGCGCGGCAGCTGAGGGGATTATTCCGGTACTAGATGAGGTGAGTCGTGCATCTGACCTTGCCCGCCTTGACCCGTGGGTACAGACAGCCCAGCCGGTGGCAGTTGGTACTATCTCTGAGCTGGTACTTTGTCAGGAGCGTGGTGCCCATGCTGAGCTGCGCAGTTGCATACCTCTGCATAACCGCAGCGCTGCTGCCTTTTTAGCAGGTGCCGGTGCGGTTTCAGCCTGGCTTTCTCCCGAGCTAACCTTGACTGAGCTTGAGCGCTGGGCAACATCAACGCCGCTTATTATGGGCATGATGGTGATTGGTCGCGCGCGCGTTATGACAAGCGAACACTGCATGTTAATGGCTGCAAATCGCTGTATCGACGATTGCGAGCGTTGCACGTTGCGCCGTAAACGTCTCTCACTCAAAAATATCGATGGTAAGCTGATGCCCGTAACAACTGATATTCATGGTCGCTCAAAGATGTACGCGCCAACGCTCACCGACATTACACCGCAGCTTGATAAGTTGGTGCGGGCAGGTATTACGCGCTTTATGGTAGATTTAACGATGCTTTCAGAGGCTGAGCAAGAGCAGGCGTTGGCGCAGGCATGTGCTGCTAAGCGCGCGCTTAATGCGGGGCAAAAACCGGGTCGGCGTATAGCGGGGGCAAGCGCTGGCTGCCTTTTTGTGGGTGTGGACTAA